The Geobacter sp. AOG2 genome includes a window with the following:
- a CDS encoding KamA family radical SAM protein, with protein MKYINHSSITIDKLNINKEIMPAIQSVAARYPFLVSSSYAGLIREPDDAIWRQCIPDVRELEDDGQLPDPLAEVSLSPVPGLIHRYPDRAVLLVSNRCPVYCRFCMRKRLVGCSDPSLGRERLDQALAYIGATPAIRDITLSGGDPLMLDDASLHHILTRLRAISHVTVIRIGTRIPVTLPERVTPELCTMLKHFHPLYVNTHFNHPAEITAASAGACRLLADAGIPLGNQTVLLKGVNDDIATMRELMSGLLEIRVRPYYLHQMDLVRGTAHFRTPLASGLEIIKALRGHISGLAVPHFVIDLPGGKGKVPVLPDTPERSGDLVFLTTYQGERVAYRDITTPPA; from the coding sequence ATGAAATACATCAACCATTCAAGTATAACTATTGATAAATTAAATATAAACAAGGAAATAATGCCTGCCATCCAGTCAGTGGCGGCCCGCTACCCATTCCTGGTGTCCTCGTCCTACGCCGGTCTCATCCGGGAGCCGGACGATGCGATCTGGCGACAGTGTATTCCCGATGTTCGGGAGCTTGAAGATGACGGCCAGCTTCCCGACCCGCTTGCCGAGGTTTCGCTCAGCCCGGTCCCCGGATTGATCCATCGCTATCCCGACCGGGCCGTACTGCTCGTATCGAACCGCTGCCCGGTATATTGCCGTTTCTGCATGCGAAAACGTCTCGTGGGGTGCAGCGATCCCTCCCTTGGCCGCGAGAGGCTGGACCAAGCCCTGGCCTACATTGGCGCGACCCCGGCCATACGCGATATAACGCTTTCCGGCGGCGACCCGCTCATGCTCGACGATGCCTCGCTTCACCACATCCTTACCCGTCTGCGCGCCATCAGCCATGTCACCGTGATCCGCATCGGCACCCGCATTCCGGTCACCCTGCCGGAGCGTGTGACGCCGGAACTCTGCACCATGCTGAAACACTTCCATCCGCTCTACGTCAACACCCATTTCAATCACCCAGCCGAGATCACCGCGGCTTCCGCCGGGGCCTGCCGCCTGCTGGCCGACGCCGGCATACCTCTGGGCAACCAGACCGTGCTTCTGAAGGGGGTAAACGACGACATCGCCACCATGCGTGAACTGATGTCGGGGCTTCTGGAGATCAGGGTCCGGCCATACTACCTTCACCAGATGGACCTGGTAAGAGGAACCGCTCATTTTCGTACTCCCCTGGCCAGCGGCCTCGAGATCATCAAGGCGCTACGGGGCCACATCTCGGGTTTGGCGGTTCCTCACTTTGTGATCGATCTGCCGGGGGGAAAGGGAAAGGTACCGGTATTACCCGATACGCCGGAACGGAGTGGAGACCTGGTGTTTTTGACCACCTACCAGGGCGAGCGGGTTGCCTACCGGGACATTACAACTCCTCCGGCGTAA
- the infA gene encoding translation initiation factor IF-1: MSKEEAIEVEGTVIEPLPNAMFRVKLENEHVVLAHISGKMRKYFIKILPGDKVTVELSPYDLSRGRITYRAK, from the coding sequence ATGAGCAAAGAAGAAGCGATTGAAGTAGAAGGAACAGTTATCGAGCCACTGCCCAATGCCATGTTCCGTGTCAAGCTGGAAAACGAACATGTGGTTCTTGCCCATATTTCCGGTAAGATGCGAAAATACTTCATTAAAATTCTTCCCGGCGACAAGGTGACCGTAGAGCTGTCCCCCTACGACCTGAGCCGTGGCCGGATTACCTATCGCGCCAAATAG
- the epmA gene encoding EF-P lysine aminoacylase EpmA: protein MSSFRRANLHLRAKVLQTVREFFVSRGFLEVETPYRIPANAPEEYIEPCQAGAGYLHTSPELCMKRLLCRGYEKVFQICRCWRDNERGRRHVPEFTMLEWYRADSDYFDLMEDCRGLLEQVVRTVCGGTTLTYQGSEIGFGTGIRRITVREAFARFGGTTVEAALQDGTFDEIMVTAIEPALPQDTPAILMDYPAALAALARLKPGDPTVGERFELYAGGLELANGFSELNDPYEQRARFMEANDRRFRTGLPPLPLPEPFLADLENLPPSAGIALGIDRLVMLCADAERIDDVIAFTPEEL, encoded by the coding sequence ATGTCATCTTTTCGTCGTGCAAATCTTCACCTGCGCGCCAAGGTACTACAGACAGTCAGGGAGTTTTTCGTTTCTCGCGGGTTCCTGGAGGTTGAAACGCCGTACCGGATCCCGGCCAATGCCCCCGAAGAGTATATCGAGCCCTGTCAGGCAGGTGCCGGTTACCTCCATACCTCGCCGGAACTCTGCATGAAGCGGCTTTTGTGCCGGGGGTACGAGAAGGTCTTCCAGATTTGCCGCTGTTGGCGGGACAACGAACGAGGCAGGCGGCATGTGCCGGAATTCACCATGTTGGAATGGTACCGGGCCGATAGTGATTACTTTGATCTCATGGAAGACTGCCGGGGGTTACTGGAACAGGTGGTACGGACGGTATGCGGGGGAACAACGTTAACCTACCAGGGAAGTGAGATCGGTTTCGGTACCGGCATACGACGGATAACGGTCCGCGAAGCGTTTGCGCGTTTCGGCGGGACCACGGTGGAGGCAGCACTGCAAGACGGCACCTTCGACGAAATCATGGTCACTGCCATAGAACCGGCCTTGCCGCAGGATACGCCGGCCATCTTGATGGATTATCCGGCCGCGCTGGCCGCACTGGCCCGCCTCAAGCCCGGCGACCCGACGGTCGGCGAGAGGTTCGAATTGTATGCCGGCGGCCTGGAGCTTGCCAACGGTTTCAGCGAGCTGAATGATCCCTATGAACAACGGGCACGCTTCATGGAAGCCAATGACCGGCGCTTCCGTACAGGACTCCCTCCCCTCCCCCTTCCGGAGCCGTTTCTGGCCGACCTGGAAAACCTGCCGCCTTCGGCCGGTATCGCCCTGGGCATCGACCGGCTGGTCATGCTCTGTGCCGACGCGGAAAGGATCGACGACGTCATCGCCTTTACGCCGGAGGAGTTGTAA
- the efp gene encoding elongation factor P produces MYTVADLKKGLKITLDGDPYLVIAFDFTKPGKGQALYRTKMRNMINGTILDRTYRSGETFEPASLEERQMEYLYKEGTHYTFMDQQTYEQVVMEEDAMGDAKNFMLENLKVDVMLFGEKAIGVALPNFVNLRVIQTETWAKGDTSGNDSKPATVETGYVLRVPPFIEEGELITIDTRTGEYSTRVKG; encoded by the coding sequence ATGTACACAGTAGCAGATCTGAAAAAAGGGCTGAAAATCACTCTTGACGGCGACCCTTACCTCGTCATCGCCTTCGACTTTACCAAGCCGGGTAAAGGCCAAGCTCTCTATCGCACCAAGATGCGCAACATGATCAATGGGACCATCCTCGACCGTACCTATCGTTCCGGCGAGACCTTCGAGCCGGCCAGCCTGGAAGAGCGCCAGATGGAATACCTCTATAAAGAGGGCACCCACTATACCTTCATGGACCAGCAGACTTACGAACAGGTCGTCATGGAAGAAGATGCCATGGGCGATGCCAAGAACTTCATGCTGGAAAACCTCAAGGTTGACGTCATGCTCTTCGGTGAAAAGGCCATCGGCGTAGCGCTTCCCAATTTCGTCAACCTGCGGGTCATCCAAACGGAGACATGGGCCAAGGGCGACACCAGCGGCAACGATTCCAAACCGGCCACGGTGGAAACCGGCTACGTCCTCAGGGTGCCGCCGTTCATCGAAGAAGGTGAGCTGATCACCATCGACACCCGTACCGGCGAGTATTCAACCCGTGTCAAAGGGTAA